In the Olleya sp. Hel_I_94 genome, one interval contains:
- a CDS encoding type II glyceraldehyde-3-phosphate dehydrogenase: MKNIAVIGYGVIGKRVADAINLQDDMKLTGVCDIISDWRIQNAVRKEYDIYAATSEASKEMKNAGIPVKGSMQDLLEKVDLVVDCTPKKIAAQNVTIYKEKGIKFIVQGGEKHETTGHSFSAENNYKSALNLDATRVVSCNTTSILRTLTALKRADLLDYARGTLLRRATDPWESHLGGIMNTMLPERDIPSHQGPDAKSVDPDLDVITSAVKVPETLSHMHYWNVKLKKQASKEEVLNAFKTSSRIKLIQYDQGLVSNNTIKEMFLDMGRPWGDMYEVALWEDMLKVVGDELFYAYVVDNQAIVIPETIDAIRALTGIETDGAKSIAKTNESLGIH; the protein is encoded by the coding sequence ATGAAAAATATAGCAGTTATAGGATACGGAGTCATTGGCAAAAGAGTTGCTGATGCCATTAATTTACAAGATGATATGAAGCTTACGGGTGTGTGTGATATCATTAGCGATTGGCGCATTCAAAATGCCGTAAGAAAGGAATATGATATTTATGCTGCCACTTCGGAAGCTAGTAAGGAAATGAAAAATGCTGGCATTCCCGTAAAAGGAAGTATGCAAGACCTTTTGGAAAAAGTTGACTTGGTTGTGGACTGTACGCCCAAAAAGATTGCAGCACAAAACGTGACAATTTATAAGGAAAAAGGCATCAAATTTATAGTTCAGGGTGGCGAAAAACACGAAACTACAGGACATTCCTTTAGTGCAGAAAACAATTATAAATCAGCTTTAAATCTAGATGCTACAAGAGTTGTTTCTTGCAACACCACTTCTATTTTAAGGACGTTGACCGCTTTAAAAAGAGCCGATTTATTGGATTATGCCAGAGGAACACTTTTAAGAAGAGCAACAGATCCTTGGGAAAGTCATTTGGGCGGAATTATGAACACAATGCTTCCAGAAAGAGATATTCCAAGCCACCAAGGTCCTGATGCTAAAAGCGTAGATCCTGATTTGGACGTCATCACTTCCGCAGTAAAAGTTCCAGAAACTTTAAGCCATATGCACTATTGGAATGTGAAGTTAAAAAAACAAGCCTCGAAAGAAGAAGTGCTGAATGCTTTTAAGACATCTAGTCGTATCAAGCTAATTCAATATGACCAAGGCCTAGTTTCTAACAACACTATCAAGGAAATGTTTTTGGATATGGGAAGACCTTGGGGCGATATGTATGAAGTAGCCCTATGGGAAGATATGCTGAAGGTAGTGGGTGACGAACTTTTTTATGCTTACGTGGTCGATAACCAAGCCATTGTAATCCCAGAAACTATTGATGCCATTAGAGCACTTACAGGAATTGAAACAGATGGTGCCAAATCTATCGCTAAAACAAATGAAAGTTTAGGAATTCATTAA
- a CDS encoding class I fructose-bisphosphate aldolase: protein MKIDINITQLLGEKADFYLNHVCEKITKDELQTPSRTSLDKVFTQSNRNPQVLRSLSQLYNHGNLGGTGYLSILPVDQGIEHSAAFSFYKNPDYFDPENIIKLAMEAGCNGVASTFGVLGLNARKYAHKIPFIVKINHNELLTYPNKYDQTLFGKVKAAWDMGAVAVGATIYFGSEESNRQLKEIAEAFEEAHNLGMATILWCYTRNEAFKTGKKDYHAAADVTGQANHIGVTIQADIIKQKLPTNNFGFKEIGFGKYDDEMYETLTTEHPIDLCRLQVANCFMGKIGLINSGGGSKGKSDLVEAITTAVINKRAGGSGLIMGRKAFQKPFGEGVEVLQSVQKVYLDTKISIA from the coding sequence ATGAAAATAGACATAAATATTACACAACTGTTAGGGGAAAAAGCAGACTTCTATTTGAATCACGTTTGTGAAAAAATAACCAAGGATGAATTGCAAACCCCAAGTAGAACAAGCCTAGATAAGGTATTTACCCAAAGCAACAGAAATCCGCAGGTACTACGAAGTCTTTCACAATTGTATAACCACGGAAATCTTGGTGGTACAGGCTACTTGAGCATCCTGCCTGTAGACCAAGGTATCGAGCATAGTGCAGCTTTTTCTTTCTATAAAAATCCGGATTATTTTGACCCAGAGAATATTATAAAATTAGCGATGGAAGCAGGTTGTAATGGCGTGGCTTCCACCTTTGGTGTATTGGGATTGAACGCTAGAAAATATGCCCATAAAATTCCCTTTATCGTAAAGATTAACCACAACGAACTACTTACCTATCCCAATAAATATGACCAAACCTTATTTGGCAAAGTAAAAGCTGCGTGGGATATGGGAGCAGTTGCTGTCGGTGCTACTATATATTTTGGTTCCGAAGAAAGCAATAGACAGCTTAAAGAAATAGCTGAAGCTTTTGAAGAAGCCCACAATTTAGGTATGGCTACCATTTTATGGTGCTATACCCGAAATGAAGCTTTCAAAACTGGAAAAAAAGATTATCACGCTGCTGCCGATGTAACAGGGCAAGCAAATCATATTGGGGTAACCATTCAGGCAGATATCATTAAGCAAAAATTACCTACAAATAACTTTGGTTTCAAAGAAATCGGTTTTGGAAAATATGATGATGAAATGTATGAGACGCTGACAACAGAACATCCCATCGACCTATGCAGGTTGCAGGTGGCTAATTGCTTTATGGGAAAAATCGGATTGATTAATTCCGGTGGTGGCTCTAAAGGTAAGTCTGATTTGGTGGAGGCAATAACAACTGCCGTTATCAATAAAAGAGCTGGTGGCTCTGGATTGATAATGGGAAGAAAAGCGTTTCAAAAGCCCTTCGGCGAAGGCGTGGAAGTATTACAATCCGTTCAGAAAGTTTATTTGGATACTAAAATTAGCATTGCATAA
- a CDS encoding dicarboxylate/amino acid:cation symporter, with protein MFDTEVKSLKSFNHYLSKLVESRLWLKVIIALFLGVGFGLLLSPQNGWITKETADIAGNWLALPGVLFLKLVQMIMIPLIVASIITGIASNEKDSLKKLGGGVLLYFLGTTIVSVSLGVILSQIFRPGRFLHQQALAEHNEITAVPTENPELSFGLETIPDAISNLLPENPLASMVSGEMLSIVIFTIIIGVAVLSLENALLRPVKLLLSAIQEVCMTVVKWSMLLVPIAVFGLMAQLTSSVGLSSLSGLTYYVGVVLLGLLLLVIFYLGLIVLLGKKNPLQFLKKIRDVQLLAFSTTSSAAVMPLSLKTAEEELKVDKTISNFIIPIGATVNMDGTALYQTITTLFIAQAYGLEMSLLNIIVVIVTIVAASIGTPAIPGGGVVILASVLGSVGIPAEGIIIIIGVERLLGMFRTAVNVTGDLTACMVFNRFYGKTPILVSEKTNNKSISK; from the coding sequence ATGTTCGACACAGAAGTAAAATCACTTAAATCATTCAATCACTACCTCTCAAAATTGGTAGAAAGTCGTCTATGGCTAAAGGTTATCATTGCCTTATTTTTGGGTGTTGGTTTTGGATTGCTGTTAAGTCCTCAAAACGGGTGGATTACTAAAGAAACAGCAGACATCGCAGGGAATTGGCTGGCGCTACCTGGCGTACTCTTTCTAAAATTGGTCCAAATGATTATGATTCCTTTGATTGTGGCTTCTATCATCACAGGAATCGCAAGTAATGAAAAGGACAGTCTAAAAAAATTAGGTGGTGGCGTTTTATTATATTTTCTAGGCACTACCATAGTTTCGGTAAGTTTGGGTGTAATACTATCTCAAATTTTTAGACCTGGTCGCTTTTTACATCAACAAGCTCTAGCTGAACATAATGAAATTACTGCTGTTCCAACGGAAAATCCCGAGCTTTCCTTTGGCCTTGAAACTATTCCAGATGCCATATCAAACTTACTTCCAGAGAACCCTTTAGCATCTATGGTTAGTGGTGAAATGTTAAGTATTGTGATTTTCACAATCATTATTGGTGTAGCTGTGCTATCACTTGAAAATGCCTTACTGCGCCCAGTAAAGCTTCTTTTAAGTGCCATTCAGGAAGTCTGTATGACAGTAGTAAAATGGTCAATGCTTCTAGTACCTATTGCTGTTTTCGGACTAATGGCGCAGCTTACCTCTAGTGTTGGTTTAAGTTCTTTATCAGGTTTAACGTACTATGTTGGGGTAGTACTTCTCGGTCTTCTTTTATTGGTAATTTTCTATTTGGGACTCATCGTACTTCTCGGAAAGAAAAACCCATTGCAATTCCTAAAAAAAATAAGGGATGTTCAATTATTGGCTTTTTCAACCACAAGTTCTGCCGCTGTGATGCCCTTATCTCTAAAAACCGCCGAAGAAGAACTAAAAGTGGACAAGACTATTAGCAATTTTATCATACCTATAGGGGCGACCGTCAATATGGATGGTACTGCACTATATCAAACTATTACAACTCTTTTTATTGCCCAAGCTTACGGACTGGAAATGAGTTTACTCAATATTATAGTGGTCATTGTAACTATTGTCGCTGCATCCATTGGTACACCTGCCATTCCAGGAGGTGGTGTGGTTATACTCGCTTCTGTTTTGGGAAGTGTCGGCATACCCGCTGAAGGCATCATCATTATCATTGGTGTAGAAAGACTCTTGGGAATGTTTAGGACTGCTGTAAATGTAACTGGTGATTTAACTGCCTGTATGGTCTTCAATAGATTCTATGGTAAAACCCCAATCTTGGTTAGTGAGAAAACGAATAATAAATCAATTTCAAAATAA
- a CDS encoding alpha/beta fold hydrolase gives MTLLLISIVFILPVVAIASYQHYKIGKQPAYDAKETLLNYEIIGSGENKLVLLHGLTGSLHYWKRNLESITTTHKLLLVDLLGFGDSPKPQSDYSLSIQLQALELILNKEGFNDGNIIIAGHSMGAMISLAILEKQPTWFKAGIFISIPVYKNADKFKEIMSSHSFVDRISTSKFSKYICMIHPIFMSSAFKPHNLTDEVYEDVKKHHWMSYYYSLTKVILKTDLYEMAKKIKDKDVLFIHGEKDTTAPLENALKLSKEFKNTQIITSPEGDHQFFLKETEFVWSTIQDFTNSEKKLQKTISNEHE, from the coding sequence ATGACATTACTACTCATATCCATAGTGTTCATTCTTCCTGTTGTGGCTATTGCCAGCTATCAGCATTATAAGATTGGTAAGCAACCAGCTTATGATGCCAAAGAAACACTGTTGAATTATGAAATAATAGGCTCTGGAGAAAACAAACTTGTTTTGTTACACGGTTTAACAGGCTCATTGCATTATTGGAAACGCAATTTAGAAAGTATTACAACTACGCATAAGCTACTTTTAGTCGACCTGCTAGGTTTTGGTGATTCGCCAAAACCACAAAGTGATTATTCCCTTTCAATACAATTGCAGGCCCTTGAATTGATTCTTAACAAAGAAGGATTCAATGATGGAAATATCATTATTGCAGGACATTCTATGGGAGCTATGATTTCATTAGCAATATTGGAAAAGCAACCAACTTGGTTCAAGGCAGGAATTTTTATAAGCATACCTGTCTACAAGAACGCTGATAAGTTTAAAGAAATTATGTCGTCCCATTCCTTTGTAGATAGGATTTCAACAAGCAAATTTTCGAAATACATATGTATGATTCATCCCATTTTTATGTCAAGCGCATTCAAACCCCATAACCTAACGGATGAAGTTTATGAAGATGTAAAAAAGCATCATTGGATGAGCTATTATTATTCGCTCACAAAAGTCATCTTGAAAACAGATTTATATGAAATGGCAAAGAAAATTAAAGATAAAGACGTGCTTTTTATTCACGGAGAAAAAGACACCACTGCACCTTTAGAAAATGCCTTGAAATTATCAAAGGAATTTAAAAACACACAAATAATTACTTCACCTGAAGGAGATCACCAGTTTTTTCTGAAAGAAACAGAATTTGTTTGGAGCACAATTCAAGATTTTACTAATTCGGAAAAAAAGTTACAAAAAACAATATCTAATGAGCACGAATAA
- a CDS encoding ATP-dependent 6-phosphofructokinase, with protein sequence MSTNKIKHIGVFTSGGDSPGMNAALFAIAKSTEAKGIKVSGFRKGYEGLIDGDLTPLKSHELKKITQKGGTILKTARSKRFLELEGRKKAFQTLKVNNIDALIAIGGDGTFKGLLAFSEICDIPFIGIPGTIDNDISGTDYTLGFDSAVNTAIENIDKIKDTAESHNRVFIVEVMGRDSGYIAIHSGLMSGADAILIPESGKDFIYLLDKVKNYNSEDAFLVVVSEGDEIGAELVSSKIKEVNPNVDLRITKLGHVQRGGNPSALDRMLGIRLGVAAVKTLLQGKKKVMVGILNNQLHLTPFEEVVKQHQVDNELYELLELFGK encoded by the coding sequence ATGAGCACGAATAAAATTAAACATATAGGCGTATTCACATCTGGAGGCGATAGCCCTGGGATGAACGCTGCACTCTTCGCCATTGCCAAATCTACTGAAGCAAAGGGAATTAAAGTAAGTGGTTTTCGAAAAGGATATGAAGGATTGATAGATGGCGATTTGACACCCTTAAAATCCCACGAACTAAAGAAAATAACTCAAAAAGGCGGTACTATTCTAAAAACAGCACGGAGCAAACGATTTCTGGAATTGGAAGGTCGTAAAAAAGCATTCCAAACTCTAAAAGTAAATAATATAGATGCATTAATTGCTATTGGTGGCGATGGTACATTCAAAGGACTACTAGCTTTTTCAGAAATATGCGACATCCCATTTATAGGTATTCCTGGGACTATTGACAACGATATTTCAGGAACGGATTATACCCTTGGTTTTGATTCCGCAGTAAACACAGCCATTGAAAATATTGACAAAATAAAGGACACCGCCGAATCCCACAACCGCGTATTTATTGTAGAAGTAATGGGAAGAGATTCAGGTTACATAGCTATTCATTCGGGTTTAATGTCGGGTGCAGATGCCATACTAATTCCAGAAAGCGGGAAAGACTTTATTTATCTATTGGATAAGGTTAAAAATTACAATAGCGAAGATGCTTTCCTTGTCGTGGTCTCTGAAGGTGATGAAATAGGCGCTGAACTGGTTTCCTCAAAAATAAAGGAAGTTAATCCAAATGTCGATTTACGAATTACGAAGCTTGGGCACGTGCAGCGAGGTGGAAATCCGTCAGCTTTAGATAGAATGTTAGGCATTAGACTTGGAGTGGCGGCTGTGAAAACACTTTTACAAGGTAAAAAAAAAGTAATGGTAGGAATCTTAAATAATCAATTGCATCTAACCCCTTTTGAAGAGGTGGTCAAGCAACATCAAGTAGATAATGAATTGTATGAACTTTTAGAATTATTTGGAAAGTAA
- a CDS encoding MgtC/SapB family protein, producing MIEAFKNINPFILGLLISLGIGLILGLEREYDKLKEEQGFAGIRTFPIVAIIGFILGNLSTTYTPWLVIIIAAAFLLFLSLSHLSIVQKHIMTGITTNMALFATLILGVMVANHLHKEAVATAVIIVTLLSLKTTFNTFIKNITSEELFAFIKFSIIALLILPFLPNQDYGPEGLLNPFEIGAIIVIVSFLNFIGYFLVKYVGSKRGILLTAILGGLISSTAVAWIYASRSKESPELSKEYAAGIIIASAIMFPRLAILAYIFNSAILLNLVIPFTILTLICLISALLFIKKNTDVTKTAINLGNPLNIWNALGFGGIYVVILFAVFYGNQFFGESGLYYSALIAGLADTDAITISMAKFGSLEEKLTLATNVIITATISNMIVKLGITYFKGSKKTGKLVMLIFGTVVIVGLVYILIQLGN from the coding sequence ATGATAGAAGCCTTTAAAAATATCAACCCTTTCATCCTTGGACTGCTCATCAGTCTGGGCATTGGCCTTATTCTTGGGCTGGAACGTGAATACGATAAATTGAAGGAAGAACAAGGCTTTGCAGGTATAAGAACCTTCCCAATTGTTGCCATTATTGGTTTTATATTGGGAAATCTTTCCACAACCTATACACCTTGGTTGGTCATTATAATTGCAGCAGCATTTCTTTTGTTTCTGTCTTTGAGTCATCTTTCCATAGTACAAAAGCATATTATGACTGGTATTACCACCAATATGGCATTATTCGCTACTTTGATTTTGGGTGTTATGGTTGCTAATCATTTGCATAAGGAAGCAGTTGCTACTGCGGTTATCATAGTTACTCTGTTATCATTGAAAACGACATTTAATACCTTCATTAAAAATATTACTTCCGAAGAGCTTTTCGCCTTTATTAAGTTTTCAATTATTGCGCTTCTTATTTTGCCTTTCTTACCAAATCAAGATTATGGTCCAGAGGGATTGCTTAACCCTTTTGAGATTGGAGCGATAATAGTGATAGTGTCATTTCTGAATTTCATTGGTTACTTTCTTGTAAAATATGTAGGTTCTAAACGTGGTATTCTGCTCACTGCTATTTTAGGCGGATTGATTTCAAGTACCGCAGTAGCTTGGATATATGCTTCGCGAAGTAAGGAATCGCCAGAACTTTCAAAAGAATATGCTGCGGGTATCATTATAGCTTCCGCAATTATGTTTCCCAGACTTGCGATTCTGGCCTATATTTTCAATAGTGCCATACTTTTAAATTTAGTCATTCCATTTACTATTCTTACCCTTATCTGCTTGATAAGCGCACTCTTATTCATCAAAAAGAATACAGATGTCACAAAAACAGCTATCAATCTGGGTAATCCGCTCAATATTTGGAACGCCCTTGGGTTTGGTGGTATTTATGTGGTCATCCTGTTTGCAGTTTTTTATGGAAATCAATTTTTTGGCGAAAGCGGTTTATACTATTCAGCCCTAATTGCAGGATTGGCAGATACGGATGCGATAACTATTAGTATGGCAAAATTTGGGTCATTGGAAGAAAAACTCACGCTGGCCACCAATGTCATTATAACAGCAACCATAAGCAATATGATTGTAAAACTTGGTATTACCTATTTCAAAGGTTCTAAAAAGACCGGGAAACTCGTGATGCTAATTTTTGGAACTGTTGTCATCGTAGGGTTAGTATATATTTTAATACAGTTAGGAAATTAA
- a CDS encoding 2-hydroxyacid dehydrogenase translates to MKTTVFSTHKFEEPYLVKANDGKHQLKLLESRLTQETAILATGSKAVSLFTGDDASAHILEKFNAFGIKYIALRSAGFNHVDLAKAAELDMKVARVPAYSPYAIAEHTMALILALNRKLIKAHNRVRDQNFSLNGLTGFDLNGKTVGVIGTGKIGSVLVKILHGFGCKILVQDVIEDENLIKFYNVIYTNCETICKQSDIISLHVPLTSSTKHLIDAKHISLMKQGVMLINTSRGGLVDTKAVIEGLKTKKIGYFGIDVYEEEEGLFFEDHSDDILQDDVIARLMTFNNVLITSHQAFLTETALTNIAETTIYNLDCFEKDKVSGNEVS, encoded by the coding sequence ATGAAAACAACAGTATTCAGCACGCATAAGTTTGAAGAGCCGTATCTCGTAAAAGCGAATGATGGCAAGCATCAATTAAAGCTGCTTGAGAGTCGTTTAACTCAAGAAACTGCTATTCTCGCAACGGGTTCTAAAGCAGTAAGTCTATTTACGGGCGATGATGCCTCGGCACACATTCTTGAAAAATTCAATGCTTTTGGCATAAAATATATTGCTCTGCGTTCAGCAGGATTCAATCACGTGGATTTAGCAAAAGCAGCTGAACTGGATATGAAGGTGGCACGTGTTCCAGCCTATTCCCCTTATGCCATTGCAGAGCATACAATGGCGCTCATACTTGCATTAAACCGAAAATTGATTAAAGCACACAACAGGGTTCGTGACCAGAATTTCTCATTGAACGGTCTTACCGGTTTCGACCTCAATGGAAAAACCGTCGGCGTTATCGGGACTGGAAAAATTGGGTCTGTATTGGTAAAAATACTACACGGTTTTGGTTGTAAAATACTTGTTCAGGATGTCATTGAGGATGAAAATTTAATCAAGTTCTACAATGTAATCTATACCAATTGTGAAACTATTTGTAAGCAGTCCGATATCATAAGCTTACACGTACCACTAACGTCTTCAACGAAACACTTGATTGATGCAAAACATATTTCATTAATGAAGCAAGGCGTAATGCTTATCAATACAAGTCGTGGTGGATTGGTCGATACCAAAGCTGTTATCGAAGGATTGAAAACTAAAAAAATTGGGTATTTCGGAATAGATGTGTATGAGGAAGAAGAAGGATTGTTCTTTGAAGACCATTCCGATGACATTTTGCAAGACGATGTCATTGCACGCTTAATGACTTTTAATAATGTTTTAATTACCAGTCATCAGGCCTTTTTAACCGAAACTGCATTGACAAATATTGCTGAAACCACAATATATAATCTGGATTGTTTTGAAAAAGACAAAGTTTCAGGAAACGAAGTTTCTTGA
- a CDS encoding SDR family oxidoreductase, with the protein MNRVKNKVAIVTGGASGLGKSSAILLAREGAKIVVTDIDEEDGKKVVQQIKANGGEAIFIKQDVSKEDEWKNVIETTLKTFGKLHILANSAGIGLGGTVEEVTLEDWKNLIDVNLNGTFLGTQYGIKGMKETGEGGSIINFSSIEGLIGDPNLPAYNASKGGVTIFTKSAALHCARQGYGIRINSIHPAYIWTPMVENFLKAQGNVEEGKKQLESLHPVGHLGEPDDIGYGVVYLASDESKFMTGSELVIDGGYTAQ; encoded by the coding sequence ATGAATCGAGTAAAAAATAAAGTAGCCATTGTCACAGGAGGTGCCTCTGGTCTAGGGAAATCAAGTGCTATTTTATTAGCACGTGAAGGAGCAAAAATCGTTGTTACAGATATAGATGAAGAAGATGGAAAAAAGGTAGTCCAACAAATCAAAGCTAACGGTGGGGAGGCTATATTCATTAAACAAGATGTATCCAAAGAAGATGAATGGAAAAATGTCATTGAGACCACGCTCAAAACTTTCGGAAAATTACACATATTAGCTAATTCTGCCGGAATAGGATTAGGTGGAACTGTAGAAGAAGTTACCCTTGAAGATTGGAAAAACCTCATAGATGTAAACCTAAATGGCACTTTTTTAGGTACTCAATATGGTATAAAGGGTATGAAGGAAACTGGAGAAGGTGGTTCCATCATCAACTTCTCTTCCATTGAAGGACTTATCGGTGACCCTAACCTACCTGCTTATAACGCAAGCAAAGGCGGTGTTACCATATTCACGAAATCTGCTGCCCTGCATTGTGCAAGACAAGGCTACGGAATCCGTATCAATTCTATACATCCTGCTTATATCTGGACACCAATGGTAGAAAATTTTCTGAAAGCTCAAGGTAATGTAGAAGAAGGCAAAAAGCAATTAGAAAGTTTGCATCCTGTTGGTCATTTGGGAGAGCCTGATGATATAGGCTATGGAGTCGTCTATCTAGCTTCGGATGAGTCCAAATTTATGACTGGTTCTGAATTGGTAATAGATGGTGGTTATACCGCACAATAA
- a CDS encoding universal stress protein — protein sequence MKNILVPTDFSENCTKAAHLGIKMAKTYNAEIHFLHQMTTPVDWVKLDKLKEKRYPETLKQIGAAKANLRELEKIAEHEGLKCRTFLQFDSGQKDILEHSGHFHHDFIITGSSGTKGRVREITGSNVEKIVRKANAPIIVVKEEEVTFPFKDILFVSDFEEDVSHPFQEVLSIAEKCDAKIHLLRINTETDFNSIEVGLNPVKEFLEKFPDLKKFSMSVHNESSVEAGINTFLKHQPSDLIAMSTHGKTGFLSLFSKSIAEGVTNHSELPVMTIHIKK from the coding sequence ATGAAAAACATACTTGTACCTACCGATTTCTCTGAAAACTGTACTAAAGCTGCACATCTCGGGATTAAAATGGCAAAAACATACAATGCAGAAATACACTTTCTACATCAAATGACAACACCTGTGGATTGGGTAAAATTAGACAAACTTAAAGAAAAGCGTTATCCAGAAACCTTAAAGCAGATAGGTGCTGCAAAGGCTAATTTACGTGAACTCGAAAAAATAGCGGAACACGAAGGTCTTAAATGCCGAACCTTTCTTCAGTTCGATTCAGGACAAAAAGATATTCTGGAACATTCTGGCCATTTTCATCACGATTTTATTATAACTGGCAGTAGTGGAACAAAGGGTCGAGTGAGGGAAATAACTGGCAGCAATGTTGAGAAAATTGTCCGAAAGGCCAATGCCCCGATTATTGTGGTCAAAGAAGAGGAAGTAACATTTCCCTTTAAGGACATTCTATTCGTATCAGATTTTGAAGAAGATGTGAGTCATCCGTTTCAAGAAGTACTTTCGATAGCTGAAAAATGTGATGCAAAAATTCATTTGTTACGCATAAATACAGAAACAGACTTTAACAGTATAGAAGTTGGATTAAACCCTGTTAAGGAATTCCTTGAAAAATTTCCCGACCTAAAAAAATTTTCTATGAGTGTTCATAACGAATCTTCAGTAGAGGCAGGTATTAATACATTTTTAAAACATCAGCCATCAGATTTAATTGCGATGAGTACCCACGGAAAGACAGGATTTTTGAGCTTATTTTCAAAAAGTATTGCCGAAGGTGTAACCAATCATTCAGAACTTCCTGTAATGACCATACATATTAAAAAATGA
- a CDS encoding ATP cone domain-containing protein, with the protein MKHPINIVKYSGDVVAFDVDKLINSLRRSQASEELIQQIVGQVEDQLYEGITTKKIYQMAFKMLKGKSRVSASKYKLKKALMELGPSGFPFEKLVGKLLAHEGFSTQVGVIVQGNCVQHEVDVIAQKDNTHYMIECKYHSDQGRFCNIKIPLYIHSRFLDVEKQWERQKGHEAKLHKGGVYTNTRFTSDAVKYGKCVGLLLTSWDYPIGDGLKDRIDKSGLHPLTALTTLTKAEKTKLLDEGIVLCKELHETPKILEQVGVPKSRHKKVLEDSRELCGIH; encoded by the coding sequence ATGAAACATCCAATAAACATAGTAAAATATTCGGGCGACGTGGTAGCCTTTGATGTGGATAAACTTATCAATTCATTAAGACGTTCGCAAGCAAGTGAAGAATTGATTCAGCAAATAGTAGGGCAAGTTGAAGACCAATTATATGAAGGCATTACCACCAAAAAAATCTATCAAATGGCATTTAAAATGCTAAAAGGTAAGTCGAGAGTAAGTGCTTCAAAATACAAACTCAAAAAAGCCCTGATGGAATTAGGTCCTTCTGGCTTCCCATTTGAGAAGTTAGTAGGCAAACTACTAGCACACGAAGGATTTTCAACACAGGTTGGTGTAATAGTTCAAGGCAATTGCGTTCAGCACGAAGTGGATGTAATAGCCCAAAAAGACAATACCCATTATATGATTGAATGTAAATACCACAGTGACCAAGGTCGCTTTTGCAACATTAAAATTCCCTTATATATCCACTCAAGATTTTTAGATGTTGAAAAACAATGGGAACGTCAAAAAGGTCACGAAGCCAAGCTTCATAAAGGAGGCGTTTACACCAATACACGATTTACAAGTGATGCGGTGAAATATGGTAAATGCGTGGGGCTACTATTGACAAGTTGGGATTATCCAATTGGTGACGGTTTAAAAGACAGAATAGATAAATCGGGGCTGCATCCATTAACAGCATTAACAACACTTACCAAAGCTGAAAAAACAAAACTATTGGATGAAGGTATCGTACTCTGTAAAGAGCTTCACGAAACCCCAAAAATTTTAGAACAAGTAGGAGTGCCAAAATCAAGACACAAAAAGGTTCTCGAAGATTCAAGAGAATTATGTGGAATTCATTAG